From the Xenorhabdus ishibashii genome, one window contains:
- the ansB gene encoding L-asparaginase 2: protein MKKTKITAIAGFLALVSGSAFALPNITVLATGGTIAGGGESATQSSYTAGKVGIDSLLNAVPAIKNLADLKGEQVVSIGSQDMNDQVWLTLAKKINADCDKTDGFVITHGTDTMEETAYFLDLTTQCQKPIVMVGAMRPSTALGADGPLNLYNAVVVAADKNSANRGVLLVMNDSVIHGRDISKLSTTEVQAFQAVNAGAQGFVHNGKVHYYSAAPVKANKAAFDVSKLDKLPKVGIVYNYSNASDLPAKAFVENGYQGIVSAGVGNGNIYKSIFDTLTKAAKEGVVVVRSSRIPFGFTTQNAEVNDSKYGFVASERLNPQKARVLLQLALTQSSDAEKIQEMFNKY, encoded by the coding sequence ATGAAAAAGACTAAAATAACAGCAATAGCCGGTTTTCTGGCTTTAGTTAGCGGTTCTGCTTTCGCTTTGCCAAATATTACTGTTTTGGCAACAGGAGGCACAATTGCTGGGGGTGGTGAATCGGCAACTCAATCTAGCTATACCGCCGGTAAAGTAGGTATTGATTCGTTGCTGAATGCTGTACCAGCAATTAAAAATCTGGCTGATTTGAAAGGCGAACAGGTTGTTAGCATTGGTTCTCAGGATATGAATGACCAAGTATGGCTGACTCTGGCGAAAAAAATCAATGCAGATTGTGATAAAACCGACGGTTTTGTAATCACTCACGGCACTGATACTATGGAAGAAACCGCTTATTTCCTGGATCTGACCACACAATGCCAGAAACCTATCGTGATGGTTGGCGCAATGCGTCCATCTACTGCGCTGGGTGCTGATGGTCCATTGAACTTGTACAATGCGGTTGTGGTTGCTGCTGATAAAAACTCAGCAAACCGTGGTGTGCTGCTGGTGATGAATGACTCCGTGATCCATGGTCGCGATATCAGTAAACTGAGCACAACTGAAGTTCAGGCGTTTCAGGCTGTGAATGCAGGTGCACAGGGCTTCGTTCACAATGGTAAAGTGCACTACTATTCTGCGGCACCAGTAAAAGCGAACAAAGCCGCTTTTGATGTGAGCAAGCTGGATAAATTACCAAAAGTAGGTATCGTTTATAACTACTCCAACGCTTCTGATTTGCCAGCGAAAGCGTTCGTTGAAAATGGTTATCAAGGCATTGTTAGTGCAGGTGTCGGTAATGGTAACATTTATAAGTCTATTTTTGACACACTGACTAAAGCAGCTAAAGAAGGTGTTGTTGTTGTTCGTTCCAGCCGTATTCCTTTTGGTTTTACAACTCAGAATGCGGAAGTTAACGACAGTAAATATGGCTTTGTGGCTTCAGAGCGTTTGAATCCACAGAAAGCCCGCGTGCTTTTGCAATTGGCTTTGACACAATCTTCTGATGCAGAAAAAATTCAGGAAATGTTTAATAAATATTAA
- the focA gene encoding formate transporter FocA — MKTDSPFNLFSPAVMAQIADDSGVYKVNKHPAVTYLSAIMAGVFISIAFVFYITATTGTSSIPYGLAKLTGGICFSLGLMLVVICGVDLFTSTVLTIISKATGRITWSQMIKNWINVYIGNLIGALFFVALVWYSGQYAVANGTWGLNVLQTADHKMHHSFIEAICLGILANLMVCLAVWMSYAGRSLIDKLFALILPIGMFVASGFEHSIANMFLIPFGIIIKNFAPDEFWLKVGTTPEQFPQLNISSFITDNLIPVTIGNIIGGALLVGVTYWLIYLRGGKNH; from the coding sequence ATGAAAACTGACAGCCCTTTCAATTTATTTTCACCTGCTGTAATGGCACAAATCGCTGATGATAGCGGTGTATATAAGGTCAATAAACATCCCGCAGTGACTTATTTATCGGCAATCATGGCAGGTGTATTTATTTCCATTGCTTTTGTTTTTTATATTACGGCAACAACAGGGACTTCTTCCATTCCTTATGGATTGGCTAAATTAACTGGTGGGATCTGTTTTTCCCTTGGCTTGATGTTAGTGGTTATATGTGGTGTCGATCTCTTCACTTCCACTGTATTGACAATTATTTCAAAAGCGACAGGGCGTATTACCTGGTCTCAAATGATCAAAAACTGGATTAACGTGTACATCGGTAATCTGATTGGTGCCCTGTTTTTCGTGGCCTTGGTTTGGTACTCCGGCCAATATGCCGTTGCCAATGGAACCTGGGGATTGAATGTATTACAGACAGCAGATCATAAAATGCACCATTCCTTTATCGAAGCGATATGCCTGGGTATTTTAGCCAATCTGATGGTATGTCTCGCTGTCTGGATGAGCTATGCCGGACGCAGTCTAATCGACAAATTATTCGCTCTGATCCTGCCAATTGGCATGTTTGTCGCTAGCGGTTTTGAACACAGTATCGCTAACATGTTTTTAATTCCATTTGGGATCATTATCAAAAACTTCGCACCAGATGAATTTTGGCTGAAAGTAGGAACAACCCCTGAACAATTTCCTCAACTTAATATTTCAAGCTTTATTACCGATAACCTGATCCCTGTTACGATAGGTAACATCATTGGTGGTGCGCTATTGGTTGGGGTGACTTATTGGTTGATTTATTTACGTGGTGGCAAAAATCATTAA
- the ycaO gene encoding 30S ribosomal protein S12 methylthiotransferase accessory factor YcaO yields the protein MTQTYISGKDAALEDSINRFQHKLKSLGFNIEEASWLNPVPNVWSVHIRDRDCPLCFTNGKGASKKAALASALGEYFERLSTNYFFADFYLGNTVANSEFVHYPNEKWFPLPEDDSLPQGILDDRLHRFYNPDNALCASQLVDLQSGHEERGICALPFARQSDNQMIYIPMNIIGNLYVSNGMSAGNTMNEARVQGLSEVFERYVKNRIIAECISLPEIPQDIMNRYPSVVESVNKLQAEGFPLYCYDASLGGQFPVICVVLFNPNNGTCFASFGAHPDFGVALERTVTELLQGRSLKDLDVFTPPSFDDEEVSEHTNLETHFIDSSGAISWDLFKQDADYEFVDWNFSGTTEEEFTTLMRIFNKLDAEVYIADYEHLGVYACRILVPGMSDIYPVEDLHIANNTMGTHLRDTILALPESQWQPEEYLAFLEQLDDEGLDDFTRVRELLGIAAGKDNGWSNLRIGELKSMLALAGRDLEQALIWVEWTQDFNASVFTAERANYYRCLQTLLLLTQEEERQPEQYYQAFVKMYGQDTVDTASAAITGENCFYGLWPIDSELKALPAHQALLNAYEKLQKAKREFWIKQ from the coding sequence ATGACGCAAACCTATATCTCAGGCAAAGACGCCGCGTTAGAGGACTCCATTAATCGCTTTCAGCACAAACTGAAGTCCCTTGGTTTTAATATTGAAGAAGCCTCATGGCTCAATCCTGTCCCAAATGTTTGGTCAGTACATATCCGCGATCGCGACTGCCCACTGTGCTTTACCAATGGCAAGGGCGCCAGCAAGAAAGCTGCATTGGCCTCTGCATTGGGAGAATATTTTGAGCGTCTATCGACAAACTATTTCTTTGCTGATTTTTATCTGGGTAATACCGTTGCTAACAGTGAATTTGTTCATTACCCAAATGAAAAATGGTTCCCGTTGCCAGAAGATGACTCTCTGCCACAAGGTATCTTAGACGACCGTCTGCATCGTTTTTACAATCCAGATAACGCGCTTTGTGCCAGCCAGTTAGTGGATCTGCAATCTGGTCATGAAGAGCGTGGGATCTGCGCCTTGCCATTCGCGCGCCAGTCAGATAATCAAATGATTTATATTCCGATGAATATTATCGGAAATCTGTATGTTTCAAACGGCATGTCAGCCGGCAATACCATGAACGAAGCACGTGTACAGGGATTATCTGAAGTATTTGAGCGCTATGTAAAAAACCGCATTATCGCAGAATGCATCAGCCTGCCGGAAATTCCACAAGATATTATGAACCGCTATCCAAGCGTAGTTGAATCAGTCAATAAATTGCAGGCAGAAGGCTTCCCGCTTTATTGTTACGATGCTTCACTGGGTGGGCAGTTTCCGGTCATTTGTGTCGTCCTGTTCAATCCTAATAATGGTACTTGCTTTGCTTCTTTTGGTGCCCATCCTGATTTTGGTGTTGCACTGGAGCGTACAGTCACAGAGCTACTGCAAGGCCGTAGTCTGAAAGATCTGGACGTTTTTACTCCACCAAGTTTTGATGATGAAGAAGTTTCTGAACATACCAATCTGGAAACTCACTTTATTGATTCCAGTGGTGCAATCAGTTGGGATCTATTCAAGCAGGATGCTGATTATGAGTTTGTTGACTGGAATTTCAGCGGGACAACAGAAGAAGAGTTCACCACCCTGATGAGGATCTTCAATAAACTGGATGCTGAAGTCTATATCGCTGATTATGAGCATCTTGGCGTTTACGCTTGCCGCATTCTGGTTCCTGGCATGTCAGATATTTATCCGGTTGAAGATTTGCACATTGCCAATAACACTATGGGAACGCATTTGCGTGATACCATTCTGGCATTGCCTGAGAGTCAATGGCAGCCAGAAGAGTATCTGGCTTTTCTCGAACAATTAGATGATGAAGGTTTAGATGACTTCACCCGTGTCCGTGAATTACTGGGAATTGCAGCGGGTAAAGATAACGGCTGGAGCAACCTGCGTATCGGTGAATTGAAATCCATGCTGGCACTGGCAGGCAGGGATTTGGAACAAGCACTGATTTGGGTTGAATGGACACAGGATTTCAATGCTTCTGTTTTCACCGCTGAGCGAGCTAACTATTATCGCTGCCTGCAAACGCTGCTACTGTTAACCCAAGAGGAAGAGCGCCAACCAGAGCAATATTATCAGGCATTTGTAAAAATGTACGGCCAAGATACTGTTGATACTGCTTCCGCAGCTATTACCGGAGAAAATTGCTTCTATGGCCTATGGCCTATTGATTCAGAATTAAAAGCACTGCCTGCCCATCAAGCATTGTTAAATGCTTATGAGAAGCTGCAAAAAGCTAAGCGTGAATTTTGGATCAAACAATAA
- the pflB gene encoding formate C-acetyltransferase, which yields MSELNEKFSVAWQGFNEGSWQNEVNVRDFIQKNYTPYEGDESFLADATEATNALWEKVMEGIKIENRTHAPIDFDTDIASTITSHDAGYIEKELEQIVGLQTEAPLKRAIIPFGGIKMVESSCKAYNRDLDPKLKQIFTEYRKTHNQGVFDVYTPDILKCRKSGVLTGLPDAYGRGRIIGDYRRVALYGIDFLRDEKFAQFTSLQEKLENGEDLEATIRLREELVEQHRALGQIKEMAAKHGYDISNPATNAKEAVQWTYFAYLAAVKSQNGAAMSFGRVSTFLDIYIERDIQAGKLTEQQAQELIDHLVMKLRMVRFLRTPEYDELFSGDPIWATESLAGMGLDGRTLVTKNSFRFLHTLYTMGPSPEPNMTILWSEKLPINFKKFAAKVSIDTSSLQYENDDLMRPDFNSDDYAIACCVSPMIVGKQMQFFGARANLAKTMLYAINGGVDEKMKMQVGPKEEPMKDAVLDYDKVMTRMDHFMDWLAKQYVTALNIIHYMHDKYSYEASLMALHDRDVYRTMACGIAGLSVAADSLSAIKYAKVSPIRDEDGLAIDFNIEGEYPQFGNNDPRVDDIACDLVERFMKKIQKLQTYRNAVPTQSVLTITSNVVYGKKTGNTPDGRRAGAPFGPGANPMHGRDQKGAVASLTSVAKLPFAYAKDGISYTFSIVPNALGKDDEVRKANLAGLMDGYFHHEADIEGGQHLNINVMNREMLLDAMENPEKYPQLTIRVSGYAVRFNSLTKEQQRDVITRTFTQTM from the coding sequence ATGTCCGAGTTAAACGAAAAATTCTCAGTAGCATGGCAAGGCTTTAACGAGGGTAGCTGGCAGAATGAAGTCAACGTCCGTGATTTCATCCAGAAAAACTATACCCCGTATGAAGGTGATGAATCATTCCTCGCGGATGCCACAGAAGCGACAAACGCGTTGTGGGAAAAAGTCATGGAAGGTATCAAAATCGAAAACCGCACCCATGCGCCGATAGATTTTGATACTGACATTGCATCTACAATAACTTCTCATGATGCGGGTTATATTGAAAAAGAGCTGGAACAAATCGTTGGCCTGCAAACCGAAGCACCTCTGAAACGTGCCATTATTCCATTTGGTGGCATTAAAATGGTTGAAAGTTCCTGTAAAGCTTACAATCGTGATCTAGATCCAAAACTGAAACAAATTTTCACTGAGTATCGTAAAACGCATAATCAGGGTGTATTTGATGTTTACACCCCCGATATCCTGAAATGCCGTAAATCTGGTGTATTGACTGGCTTGCCTGACGCCTATGGTCGTGGTCGCATTATCGGTGATTACCGTCGCGTTGCATTGTACGGGATCGACTTCCTGCGTGATGAGAAATTTGCCCAATTCACTTCCCTACAGGAAAAATTGGAAAATGGTGAAGATTTAGAAGCGACCATTCGCCTGCGCGAAGAACTCGTCGAACAGCATCGTGCTCTTGGTCAAATCAAAGAGATGGCTGCTAAACATGGCTATGATATTTCCAATCCTGCTACCAATGCCAAAGAAGCCGTGCAATGGACTTATTTTGCCTATCTGGCAGCCGTTAAATCGCAAAACGGGGCTGCAATGTCCTTTGGGCGCGTTTCTACCTTCCTCGATATCTACATCGAACGTGATATTCAGGCAGGTAAATTAACTGAACAACAAGCCCAAGAGCTGATTGACCATTTGGTTATGAAACTGCGCATGGTACGTTTCCTGCGTACGCCAGAGTATGATGAGCTGTTTTCTGGTGACCCAATTTGGGCAACTGAATCACTGGCTGGTATGGGGTTAGATGGACGTACTCTTGTCACCAAAAACAGTTTCCGTTTCCTGCATACGCTGTATACCATGGGGCCATCCCCAGAACCTAACATGACCATCCTGTGGTCTGAAAAACTACCAATTAACTTTAAAAAGTTTGCCGCAAAAGTGTCTATCGATACTTCATCCCTGCAATATGAAAATGATGACCTGATGCGCCCCGACTTCAACAGCGATGATTACGCTATCGCATGCTGCGTCAGCCCAATGATTGTTGGTAAACAAATGCAGTTCTTCGGTGCCCGTGCAAACCTTGCAAAAACCATGTTGTATGCCATCAACGGCGGCGTAGATGAAAAAATGAAAATGCAAGTTGGCCCAAAAGAAGAGCCAATGAAAGACGCTGTGCTGGATTATGACAAGGTTATGACGCGAATGGATCACTTCATGGATTGGCTGGCAAAACAGTATGTCACAGCCCTGAATATCATCCACTATATGCATGACAAATACAGTTATGAAGCTTCATTAATGGCACTGCATGATCGTGATGTATACCGTACTATGGCATGTGGTATCGCAGGTCTATCCGTTGCCGCTGACTCATTGTCTGCCATTAAATACGCGAAAGTTTCCCCAATCCGTGATGAAGATGGCCTGGCAATTGATTTCAACATTGAAGGTGAATACCCACAATTTGGTAACAACGATCCACGTGTCGATGATATCGCTTGTGATCTGGTTGAACGCTTCATGAAGAAAATTCAGAAACTGCAAACATACCGTAATGCAGTGCCAACCCAGTCGGTACTGACTATTACCTCAAACGTGGTTTATGGTAAGAAAACGGGCAATACACCTGATGGACGCCGTGCTGGCGCGCCATTCGGGCCTGGCGCTAACCCAATGCACGGACGTGATCAAAAAGGTGCAGTTGCTTCATTGACTTCGGTCGCTAAACTGCCGTTTGCCTATGCCAAAGATGGTATTTCATACACATTCTCTATTGTACCTAATGCACTGGGTAAAGATGATGAAGTGCGTAAAGCAAATCTGGCCGGCCTGATGGATGGTTATTTCCATCA